A window of Mangifera indica cultivar Alphonso chromosome 13, CATAS_Mindica_2.1, whole genome shotgun sequence contains these coding sequences:
- the LOC123194559 gene encoding zinc finger Ran-binding domain-containing protein 2-like: MSWAAGDWMCPACQNQNFKKRDACQNCNYPRYGGPEPSTWTVLRLGDWYCTAVNCENQITCGAHNFASRSNCYVCGSRKQAGGPTKPGDWTCPRTECGVHNYAKRTECFKCKTPKGSGGAVI, encoded by the exons ATGAGCTGGGCAGCTGGAGATTGGATGTGCCCCGCCTGCCAAAACCAGAATTTCAAGAAGCGAGACGCTTGCCAAAACTGCAATTACCCTAGGTATGGTGGCCCTGAGCCATCAACCTGGACAGTGCTCCGTCTTGGAGACTGGTATTGCACCGCTGTGAACTGtgaaaatcaaataacatgCGGAGCTCACAATTTTGCCAGCCGATCGAACTGCTATGTATGTGGATCCAGGAAACAAGCCGGCGGCCCTACTAAACCTGGTGACTGGACTTGCCCAAG aACGGAATGTGGAGTTCACAATTATGCTAAGAGGACAGAATGCTTTAAATGCAAAACACCAAAGGGAAGCG GCGGTGCAGTTATTTAA